A region of Lichenibacterium dinghuense DNA encodes the following proteins:
- the aroB gene encoding 3-dehydroquinate synthase — MTPSPEPTSIPVGLGDRSYDILIGPGLVAGAGARVAALAPGAACAVVTDRNVARHHLPALLASLDAAGVRHAEVVVAPGEGSKSFAAYAEVCGAVLDARAERGDLVVALGGGVVGDLAGFVAATLKRGMRFVQIPTSLLAQVDSSVGGKTGINAPQGKNLVGAFHQPSLVLIDTDCLDTLPEREFRAGYAEVVKYGLIDDAPFFDWLDENRGAVFAGGANGAEARRHAVAQSCRSKAAVVGRDEHERGDRALLNLGHTFGHALERLTAYDGARLVHGEAVAVGIALAFRFSAARGLCPEGDAARVERHFRAAGLPTRIRDVPGWSDGPDAMLDAMMQDKKVTRGRLNLILARGIGRSFVAPDVQTAAVRDFLDGEMAKG; from the coding sequence GTGACCCCGTCCCCGGAACCCACCTCCATCCCCGTCGGGCTCGGGGACCGCTCCTACGACATCCTGATCGGCCCCGGCCTCGTCGCCGGCGCCGGCGCGCGCGTCGCCGCGCTCGCCCCCGGCGCCGCCTGCGCGGTCGTCACGGACCGCAACGTCGCGCGCCACCACCTGCCCGCGCTCCTCGCCTCGCTCGACGCCGCCGGGGTGCGCCACGCCGAGGTGGTGGTCGCGCCCGGCGAGGGCTCGAAGAGCTTCGCCGCCTACGCGGAGGTCTGCGGCGCCGTGCTCGACGCGCGGGCGGAGCGCGGCGACCTCGTCGTGGCGCTCGGCGGCGGCGTGGTGGGCGACCTCGCCGGCTTCGTGGCGGCGACGCTCAAGCGCGGCATGCGCTTCGTGCAGATCCCGACCAGCCTCCTCGCCCAGGTGGATTCGTCGGTCGGCGGCAAGACCGGCATCAACGCCCCCCAGGGCAAGAACCTCGTGGGCGCCTTCCACCAGCCGTCCCTCGTGCTGATCGACACCGACTGCCTCGACACGCTGCCCGAGCGCGAATTCCGCGCCGGCTACGCCGAGGTGGTGAAATACGGCCTCATCGACGACGCGCCCTTCTTCGACTGGCTCGACGAGAACCGCGGGGCCGTGTTCGCCGGGGGCGCGAACGGCGCGGAGGCGCGCCGCCACGCGGTCGCGCAGTCCTGCCGCTCCAAGGCCGCCGTGGTGGGGCGCGACGAGCACGAGCGGGGCGACCGCGCGCTCCTGAACCTCGGCCACACCTTCGGCCACGCGCTGGAGCGGTTGACGGCCTACGACGGGGCGCGCCTGGTCCACGGCGAGGCGGTGGCGGTCGGCATCGCGCTGGCGTTCCGCTTCTCGGCCGCGCGAGGGCTCTGCCCCGAGGGGGACGCGGCGCGCGTCGAGCGCCACTTCCGCGCGGCCGGCCTGCCGACCCGCATCCGCGACGTGCCGGGCTGGAGCGACGGTCCCGACGCGATGCTCGACGCCATGATGCAGGATAAGAAGGTGACGCGCGGGCGCCTCAACCTGATCCTCGCCCGCGGCATCGGCCGGAGCTTCGTGGCACCGGACGTGCAGACGGCGGCGGTGCGGGACTTCCTCGACGGCGAGATGGCGAAGGGCTGA
- a CDS encoding shikimate kinase: MRATAYHADSGTDHGRGGHRAEAGAARASAILRHLGPRPIVLTGMMGAGKTVMGRRLAAHLGLDFVDSDIEIETAAGMTIPDIFARHGEPFFRDRENRVVDRLIHGGPRIVATGGGAFIHPATRAAIKSGSLSVWIRADFDVLMRRVRKRSNRPLLRTPDPEGTLKRLMAERYPVYAEADVTVDSRDCSHEVMVDAMAAAIAGRLLP, from the coding sequence ATGAGGGCGACGGCGTATCACGCGGACAGCGGGACGGATCACGGCAGGGGCGGACATCGCGCCGAGGCCGGGGCGGCCCGCGCTTCCGCCATCCTGCGCCACCTCGGCCCCCGCCCCATCGTGCTCACCGGCATGATGGGGGCCGGCAAGACCGTGATGGGCCGACGCCTCGCCGCCCACCTCGGCCTCGACTTCGTCGACAGCGACATCGAGATCGAGACCGCCGCCGGTATGACCATCCCCGACATCTTCGCCCGCCACGGCGAGCCCTTCTTCCGCGACCGCGAGAACCGCGTGGTGGACCGCCTCATCCACGGCGGCCCGCGCATCGTCGCGACCGGCGGGGGCGCCTTCATCCACCCCGCCACCCGCGCCGCCATCAAGTCGGGCAGCCTGTCGGTTTGGATCAGGGCCGACTTCGACGTATTGATGCGCCGCGTGCGCAAGCGGTCGAACCGGCCGCTGCTGCGCACGCCCGACCCCGAAGGGACCCTGAAGCGCCTCATGGCCGAACGCTACCCCGTCTACGCCGAGGCCGACGTCACGGTGGACTCGCGCGACTGCTCGCACGAGGTCATGGTGGACGCGATGGCGGCCGCCATCGCGGGGCGGCTCCTCCCGTGA